The following coding sequences are from one Triticum aestivum cultivar Chinese Spring chromosome 5A, IWGSC CS RefSeq v2.1, whole genome shotgun sequence window:
- the LOC123108355 gene encoding phospholipase A1-II 6 translates to MSDEQWRLVGPSTATAAARWKELHGEQSWEGLLRPLDLELRRTVIWYGEMAQATYDAFNHERHSPHAGLSRFGRKRFFERVMLPGHAAAYRVTRFLYATSSAHAAKAVAFVKGGHPRSRCRQSNWIGYVAVATDAGKSALGRRDVVVAWRGTIQALQWTNDLEFAMVHPTGIIGDATGADVMVHRGWLSIYTSTDPASTHNKESARGQALAEVRKLVGTYKDEEVSITVTGHSLGAALATLSAFDIAENGYNCTASATFPVTAFAFASPRVGGASFKQRLDTAAAAGLRVLRVLNSGDIVPRYPALPYHDVGVELVIDTSASPYLKAPGDENVWHNLECYLHGVAGAPTASGEGFEHVVERDVALVNKSYDALKEEHGVPAAWWVPWNRGMVKGDDGRWSLLDCEDEDDREDAVVSPVNK, encoded by the exons ATGTCGGACGAGCAATGGCGCCTCGTTGGACCGAGCACGGCCACCGCAGCGGCGAGGTGGAAAGAGCTCCACGGCGAGCAGTCGTGGGAGGGGCTGCTGCGGCCGCTGGACCTGGAGCTCCGGCGCACGGTGATCTGGTACGGCGAGATGGCGCAGGCCACGTACGACGCGTTCAACCACGAGAGGCACTCGCCGCACGCCGGGCTCTCGCGCTTCGGCAGGAAGCGCTTCTTCGAGCGCGTGATGCTGCCGGGCCACGCCGCCGCGTACCGGGTCACCAGGTTCCTGTACGCCACGTCCTCCGCCCACGCCGCGAAGGCCGTCGCGTTCGTGAAGGGCGGCCATCCGCGGAGCCGGTGCAGGCAGTCCAACTGGATCGGGTACGTCGCAGTGGCCACCGACGCGGGGAAGTCCGCGCTCGGGCGCCGGGACGTGGTCGTCGCGTGGCGCGGCACCATCCAGGCGCTGCAGTGGACCAACGACCTCGAGTTTGCCATGGTGCATCCCACGGGCATCATCGGCGACGCCACTGGCGCCGACGTCATGGTGCACCGCGGCTGGCTCTCCATCTACACCTCCACCGACCCGGCCTCCACCCACAACAAGGAAAGCGCCAGAGGCCAG GCGCTGGCTGAGGTGCGGAAGCTGGTGGGCACGTACAAGGACGAGGAGGTGAGCATCACGGTGACCGGGCACAGCCTCGGGGCGGCGCTGGCCACCCTGAGCGCCTTCGACATCGCCGAGAACGGCTACAACTGCACGGCCTCGGCGACGTTCCCGGTCACGGCGTTTGCGTTCGCCAGTCCACGCGTGGGCGGCGCCAGCTTCAAGCAGCGGTTGGACACCGCGGCGGCCGCCGGCCTCCGTGTCCTGCGCGTCCTCAACTCCGGGGACATCGTGCCCAGGTACCCGGCGCTGCCGTACCACGACGTGGGTGTCGAGCTGGTCATCGACACCAGCGCGTCGCCGTACCTCAAGGCGCCCGGCGACGAGAACGTGTGGCACAACCTGGAATGCTACCTGCACGGGGTGGCGGGCGCGCCGACGGCCTCCGGAGAGGGGTTCGAGCACGTGGTGGAGCGGGACGTGGCGCTGGTGAACAAGTCGTACGACGCACTCAAGGAGGAGCACGGGGTGCCGGCGGCGTGGTGGGTGCCGTGGAACAGGGGCATGGTGAAGGGGGACGACGGCCGCTGGAGTCTGCTGGActgcgaggacgaggacgacaggGAGGACGCCGTGGTGTCGCCGGTGAACAAGTGA
- the LOC123105911 gene encoding noroxomaritidine synthase 3, whose protein sequence is MQECVHISQPICCTGDLPHLLRAMDSLYWFVELLSVLCFVVFYYRHLQSKKISKAEPTEWPILGHLLGMVANLSHFHDWATGILAGTRYNFQARAGITGVRFFVTCDPANVRHIFTSNFTNYPKGDEFAEIFDVFGDGIFNADGESWRRQRAKSQLIMAGPRFRAFSARYSRDKVERSLLPFLAHAAEAGSTPCDLHDVFLRLTFDMTCNLVFGVDPGCLQIGLPVVPFARAMDDVLETLFLRHIISPACWKLMYRYEVGTERKMAAARRTIDRFAADTITKRRVDHKLRPNEGVTDSSDMLSSFICNGDASEYSDEFLRDTTVNLLLAGRDTTGAALSWFFYLLSKNPSVEQRILDELAPIASRKKKLDGMVVFDVSELSGMVYLHAALCECLRLYPSVPFEHKAAVADDVLPSGHEMKAGDKILIFSYCMARMEGVWGKDCMEFRPERWVTADGKLRYEPSYKFISFNAGPRTCLGKEMAFVQMKTAAAAVLWNFAVEAVPGHVVEPKLSIILHMKNGLAVTVKRRNVAGVHG, encoded by the coding sequence ATGCAAGAGTGCGTCCATATAAGCCAGCCCATATGTTGCACTGGTGACCTCCCCCATCTTCTTCGAGCCATGGATTCTCTCTACTGGTTCGTGGAGCTCCTCTCCGTCCTTTGCTTCGTCGTCTTCTACTACCGCCATCTCCAGTCCAAGAAAATAAGCAAGGCAGAGCCGACGGAATGGCCAATCCTGGGCCATCTTTTGGGAATGGTCGCCAACCTGTCCCACTTCCATGACTGGGCCACCGGCATCCTGGCCGGCACGCGCTACAACTTCCAAGCTCGCGCCGGGATCACCGGCGTCCGCTTCTTCGTCACCTGCGACCCCGCCAACGTGCGCCACATCTTCACCTCCAACTTCACCAACTACCCCAAGGGCGATGAGTTCGCCGAGATCTTCGACGTCTTCGGCGACGGCATCTTCAACGCCGACGGCGAGTCCTGGCGCCGCCAGCGCGCCAAGTCCCAGCTGATCATGGCCGGCCCTCGCTTCCGCGCCTTCTCGGCGCGGTACAGCCGCGACAAGGTGGAGAGGAGCCTCCTGCCTTTCCTCGCCCACGCCGCCGAGGCCGGGTCGACCCCCTGCGACCTGCACGACGTCTTCCTGCGCCTGACGTTCGACATGACCTGCAACCTCGTCTTCGGCGTCGACCCCGGGTGCCTGCAGATCGGCCTCCCCGTGGTGCCCTTCGCGCGCGCCATGGACGACGTGCTCGAGACGCTCTTCCTCCGCCACATCATCTCGCCCGCGTGCTGGAAGCTCATGTACCGCTATGAGGTCGGCACCGAGAGGAAGATGGCCGCGGCTCGTAGGACCATCGACCGCTTCGCCGCGGACACCATCACCAAACGCAGGGTCGACCATAAGCTCCGACCAAACGAGGGCGTCACCGACTCGTCTGACATGCTCTCGTCCTTCATCTGCAACGGCGACGCGAGCGAGTACAGCGACGAGTTCCTGCGCGACACCACGGTGAACCTCCTGCTCGCCGGCCGGGACACCACCGGCGCGGCGCTATCCTGGTTCTTCTACCTTCTCTCCAAGAACCCGAGTGTCGAGCAGAGGATCCTGGACGAGCTGGCGCCCATCGCTTCCCGGAAGAAGAAGCTGGACGGCATGGTGGTGTTCGACGTGAGCGAGCTGAGCGGCATGGTGTACCTGCACGCGGCGCTGTGCGAGTGCCTGAGGCTGTACCCGTCCGTGCCCTTCGagcacaaggcggcggtggccgacGACGTGCTCCCCAGCGGGCACGAGATGAAGGCCGGGGACAAGATACTCATCTTCTCCTACTGCATGGCGAGGATGGAGGGCGTGTGGGGCAAGGACTGCATGGAGTTCAGACCGGAGAGGTGGGTCACCGCCGACGGGAAGCTGAGGTACGAGCCGTCCTACAAGTTCATCTCCTTCAACGCCGGGCCAAGGACCTGCCTCGGCAAGGAGATGGCGTTCGTGCAGATGAAGACCGCCGCGGCCGCCGTGCTGTGGAACTTCGCAGTCGAGGCCGTGCCGGGACACGTTGTCGAGCCGAAGCTGTCCATCATTCTCCACATGAAGAACGGGCTCGCCGTCACAGTCAAGAGGAGGAACGTCGCGGGCGTGCATGGCTAG